Genomic DNA from Setaria italica strain Yugu1 chromosome V, Setaria_italica_v2.0, whole genome shotgun sequence:
CCTAGGTTGGCGTCTAAAAGGGCGCGAACGGGGACGTAGGTGGCGTGGGCCTGTGGAGGAGGGCTGAGGAGGCTAGGGGCACTGGGGTGCCAACCCCCACTGCCCTGACTGCCGGCCTACTGGAAACTGCGGGCGCCATAGGAGCCAGGCCCCGGATTGAAGCAGAACCATAGGTCAGTGGGCCAAGGGGGCCTACCGCTGTGGAAGCTGCCGCCGATGCGGCCGCCGCTGCTACCACCGCTACtgttgctgccgctgccgccagtCTGGACAGAACCAGATGGCAGGCGACACCCGCCTGTATAGccagaggatgaagatgatgaagagttCTCGATGAGGagggcggtggagttggagatcttctcctcatTGACGAGGCGAAGTTCCTTTAGGGCGAGCATGTCCCGCGTCTGGGCGAAGGACGGGAAGCTAGTGGTAGAGTTGGCAATGTCGTCAACAGTGTTGGAGAAGCGCGGGTTGAGGCCACAGAGGAGGTTCAGGA
This window encodes:
- the LOC111257327 gene encoding uncharacterized protein LOC111257327, which gives rise to MTQGNSSTTEYCSRMKTLADALRDVGHPIQDSQLVLNLLCGLNPRFSNTVDDIANSTTSFPSFAQTRDMLALKELRLVNEEKISNSTALLIENSSSSSSSGYTGGCRLPSGSVQTGGSGSNSSGGSSGGRIGGSFHSGRPPWPTDLWFCFNPGPGSYGARSFQ